The Chryseolinea soli nucleotide sequence TAAGTCTTTTCTTCCGGGAAGACGTCATCCTTTCCAAGCTGTCTGCCAAGTTGATCACGGCGTTTGGAAAAAAAGCTACTCACGCCATAGAGCGCATTGTTGAGAATTTCTTGTCGTTGGAAACCAGTGCCTGGGTGACGGCGGCGTTAGCGGTGTTTTTCTATTTCGTGGCCACCACCTGGCTCAGTGCCATCCGGCAATCGATCCACCAGTTGTGGAGCATTCGAAAGAAGCCACATCAGAAGCTCCGGTATCATATCAAAGAGCGCCTTATTGAAATTGGATTGATCCTGCTTATCGGCGGGTTATTTCTCATCACGGTAGGGATAGACTACGGGCTGGTGAACCTGCGAAAAGCATTCGGCGGTTTTGTTCCGAAGTTTTTGTTTTCAGCATTAAACATTTTGCTTTCCATGCTGATCATCTCTACGTGGCTCGCGTTCGTGTATCGCTTTATGCCGGAAGCGCGTGTGCGTTGGCGGGTAGCGTTGGCAGGAGGACTGTGTACG carries:
- a CDS encoding YihY/virulence factor BrkB family protein; this translates as MIQQVREPFTILKKSFQLISNSNPLLLSAATAFFTTFALAPVLINLSHLLSLFFREDVILSKLSAKLITAFGKKATHAIERIVENFLSLETSAWVTAALAVFFYFVATTWLSAIRQSIHQLWSIRKKPHQKLRYHIKERLIEIGLILLIGGLFLITVGIDYGLVNLRKAFGGFVPKFLFSALNILLSMLIISTWLAFVYRFMPEARVRWRVALAGGLCTGLLFVLGRFGITKILVEGKLGALFGPSSSIAIILLFIFYCSFILYFGASLTYEYAKATGHPIRPGKLGEKYSEELVEAGTKKRPAH